The Deltaproteobacteria bacterium genomic interval TTTCTTTTCTTACAGTTAAAAACCCCTCGAGCTGCAGCAACCCCTCCCACCAAAGAAACGATACCAAAAGTGTAATTGAAATCCTCCATAACACCCAGGACAAGTGACAGAAAAGCCGTAAATAACCAAACCACCTCTCCGGATTGAATAATCAATCCGACAATCATTGGGCCTGCCGCGATAGGAGCCGCAAATAAAAAAACAGCATGAGTAAAATAAGCGCCTAGTTTCGTCACAAAAGTGGCATCGGCAATAAACATGTAAAATTTTGTCAAAAAGATCACGCAAACAGTGATAATCATCATGACAAAAATATCCTTTGTCTCGACTCTCACTTTATTCATTGTAAACCTTCGAATATAGGAAAAAAATACTAAAATGCAAACCGATAACAATAAAGCCAAAGAAATAGCCATCAGGTCTTTTTTTCTATCCGACTGAAGGCTTTCAATTTGTTTTAATACTGCCATATGGAAAGGTTGAATACTCGCCCCTTTAGCAGCAATCACCTGATTTCGTTTAATGGAAATCATGATTGGTAAAACGGAGTCTCTTGCCTTTTGCTTCCTAGAAGTTAATTCTTGCTTATTCAACGTTAAGTTAGGCACCAAAAGAGATCTTGTTAAATAAAGTAAATTTGATTTGTCTGTTTCATTAAGTTTTTCTAAAGAAACTCTATCCTCAAGCCTGAAAAGATCAGGGTTCTGTAAATCCAAAATTTCCCTTTTGTGAACAGGAATTTCTTTCCCTAAATTATTTTTGTGAATAACCTTGGCAATAACTTGGTCCTGTCCTACGGGAACATAACGGTCAGGAGAGTCTGCAATTTTTTTATCATACCAGTTATCCAAATTTCTAATCAGAGCATTTTCAATTTTAGAATTAAATTTAGCTTCAATAAGCCACTCAAACAGATAATCAGCGATAGGAACACTTAGCTCTTTTTCAAACTGAATTTTGAAAGTAAATAAATCCTTGATCCTCTGTTGCTGCTGGGAAAACCCCTTTGGCCAAGGTGAATCTTTTAAATGAGCTCTCATGAATCTAAATGACCGATAAACATTACCTGCCAAACGATCAAAGACCGTCGTATCGTAGTCATATACAACAGAGGTGGAGTTTTCTGCTCTTAACCTTTTATCCTCAGTGGTTACCTCGTCAGTCATTTCAAAATTTATGGGAGAAACAACATCTACATTGGCAATATCACCCACTTTAAAATTATGAGGAATTTTAATTTGAAAAAAAATCAGATAGGATAATAAGAGGCAGAATAATAATACAATTAAAACCTTTCTTATAGAAAACTTATCTTCTAACCAATTTAACTTCTTGCCAAAAAACGTTTTTTCCAAACCTAATTGATGTACCCAATCTAAGTACTTGTGACTTGGATCCTCATAATTAATCCGACTAAAAGAAGACTTTTTGTTATCCTGGTTCATAGGTTCTTTTGAACGCATCGGCTAATTTCAAAAATAATTGTATTGAATATATTTTAGTTTT includes:
- a CDS encoding HDIG domain-containing protein; the encoded protein is MNQDNKKSSFSRINYEDPSHKYLDWVHQLGLEKTFFGKKLNWLEDKFSIRKVLIVLLFCLLLSYLIFFQIKIPHNFKVGDIANVDVVSPINFEMTDEVTTEDKRLRAENSTSVVYDYDTTVFDRLAGNVYRSFRFMRAHLKDSPWPKGFSQQQQRIKDLFTFKIQFEKELSVPIADYLFEWLIEAKFNSKIENALIRNLDNWYDKKIADSPDRYVPVGQDQVIAKVIHKNNLGKEIPVHKREILDLQNPDLFRLEDRVSLEKLNETDKSNLLYLTRSLLVPNLTLNKQELTSRKQKARDSVLPIMISIKRNQVIAAKGASIQPFHMAVLKQIESLQSDRKKDLMAISLALLLSVCILVFFSYIRRFTMNKVRVETKDIFVMMIITVCVIFLTKFYMFIADATFVTKLGAYFTHAVFLFAAPIAAGPMIVGLIIQSGEVVWLFTAFLSLVLGVMEDFNYTFGIVSLVGGVAAARGVFNCKKRNDIYLAGVRTGAINGLLIVFLAFISRLEQDESLSDIYLLVLAGFLGGIFSSLVAMMSIPLVESIFNYTTDVKLLELSNLNHPLLKDMLIKSPGTYHHSMMVGSMVEAASEDIGANPLLAKVMSYYHDIGKMEHAKYFIENQKPGINPHDQISPFMSKTLLVAHIKDGVELGMKHKLGKPIIDGIVQHHGTTLISFFYNKALELKQDADSVISEDEFRYPGPKPQFRESALVMLADSIEAAARSLDEPTPARLQNIVRNIVQRKFTDGQLDQCNLTLKDLSKVEQAFVKILLGIYHQRIDYPRSSGGGLGYISSAN